One Maribacter cobaltidurans genomic window carries:
- a CDS encoding helix-turn-helix domain-containing protein encodes MNLGEAIKTHRKKLGLSQGDLAQSCDITQSYLSMIEKNKKEPNLSTLKVLSEKLNIPLPVLFFKSLDDADIPESKKEAYGVVSESLNNLVNSLFFAENYD; translated from the coding sequence ATGAATTTAGGAGAAGCTATAAAAACACACAGAAAGAAATTAGGTTTAAGTCAGGGAGATTTAGCACAATCGTGCGACATCACTCAGTCTTACCTTTCTATGATTGAAAAAAATAAAAAAGAACCGAATTTATCAACTTTAAAAGTTTTGAGCGAGAAATTAAATATTCCACTACCTGTATTATTTTTTAAATCGTTAGATGATGCTGACATTCCAGAATCAAAAAAAGAAGCTTATGGTGTTGTTAGCGAATCATTAAATAATCTTGTCAATTCTCTATTTTTTGCGGAGAATTATGATTAA